The Chelatococcus sp. HY11 nucleotide sequence CGGGCACCTTGGCGAGGTCCTTGCCATTCAGCAGCAGTTGACCACCGGTGATCATGCCGCCGCGCAGCATGCGCATCAGCGCCAGAATGGTCGTGGACTTGCCCGAACCGGATTCGCCGACGAGCCCGAAGCGCTCGCCGGCCTCCAGCGAGAAACTCACATCGCGCACGGCATGAAAGGGCCCACGCGGCGTGCGGTATTCGACGGTGAGATTGCGGATATCGAGCACAGTCATGAGCCGTTCGCCACGCGCTTGTTCACGAAGGAATCGAGGCCGACGGAGGTCAGCATGAGGCCGATGAAAATCAGCGATATCAGGAGGATGGGCGGCGCCCACCACCACCACATGCCGCGCAGGATGGCGCCATAGAACTGCGCCCAGTAGATCGTCGTGCCGAGCGTCAATTCCTTCTGCGGCCCAAGCCCGAGCGCCTCCAGACCGATCGTCGCGAGCATCGCGTTCGACACCGCGATCACGAAGCTCGCCGCGATGAAGGGCAGAAGATTGGGCAGGATCTCCACGAAGACGAGCCGGGCCGTCGAGGAGCCGTTGAGGCGCGCGATCTGCACATAGCCCCGCTCGCGCAGGGAGAGCGTCTGGGCGCGGATGGTCCGGGTGGTCACCATCCAGGAGAGCGAGGCCACGATGACCGCCATGATGGCGACCGTCATCTCGCGCACATTGGCCGCGACGAGCACCAGGATAGCAATGCCGGGAATGGTCATCATCACGTCGGAGGCGAGCCGGATCACCGTGTCGGCCACACCGCCCGCGAAGCCCGAGATCAGGCCAAGGGCCACCCCGAAGGAGAGGCTGATGAGGCCGGCCACAAGGCCGATCTTGAGCGTCTGCGGCATGGCGAGCATCAGCACCGTCACCATGTCGCGTCCCTGCGAATCCGTGCCCAGCCAATGCGCGGCGGAGGGCGGCTGCCGTGGCAGCGTGGCGCCGACACGCGCCAGCGCATCGTCGACGACGAGGGGGCCGACAAGAGCCGCGCAGCACAACAGGGCAAGGATGATCAATCCGAAGGCGAGCGGCGGATTGCGGCTGAAGCCGGCGAGGCGGTTGGGCAGCACGGCCATCAGTCCCTCCCCGTCGTGATGCGCGGATCGATGAGCGGATAGGCGAGATCGAGAATGAACATGGCAATGGCGATCGACACCGAGAGCAGCAGCACGATGCCCTGGATCACGAAATAATCATTGGCCTGGATAGCCTGATAGAGGCGGAACCCGATGCCCGGATAGGAGAAGATGACCTCCACCAGGATGGCGCCGGAGACGATGTGACCGAGCGTCATCGCCAGTTTCGTGAGTTGCGGCAGCAGCGCGTTGCGCAGGCCGTACCATCGGAAGATCCGGCGTGGTTTGAGGCCCTTGGCTTCCGCCAGGGTGATGTAGTCCTCGCCGAGCACGCTCACCATCATGCCGCGCATACCGAGCGCCCAGGCGCCGATCTCGGCGAGGATGATGGAAGCGGCCGGCAGGGTTCCGTGCCAGGCGATCGCCGTCAGCGTCTGCCAGTTGAACCCAACTGACTGGCCGAAGGGCATGCCGCCGCCGGCGGGAAACCAGCGGAAGACGATGGCGAAGAGGTAGAGGAGCACCATGCCGATGAGGAAGTAGGGAACCGACGAGAACAGGATGAGGCCGGTGCCGAAGACACGTGTCACGCGCGGCGTCCGCGGCCAGCCGAGCAATCCCCCGAGCCAGGTTCCGATGACGAAGCTGACCAGTGTGGCAAAACCGAGCAGCCCCAGCGTCCAGGGAAGCCCCGCGAGAATGGCGTGCGAGACACGCTCGGGATAGGCGGCGAGCGACACGCCAAGATCCAGGCTGAAGACCGCCTTCCAATAGGACAGATATTGCGCGAAGAGCGGCTGATCGAGCCCGAAGCGGGCGCGGTAGGCTTCCACCATCGCGCTGATATCGCCGCCGCCGCCACCTGTCGCGAGCAGCTGGTTGAGCTGAGCCTCCACCGGGTCGCCGGGCATCAGCCGGGGCAGGAGAAAGTTGATCGACACCGCGAGCACGATGACGAGAAGCATCATGCCGAAGCGGCGCGCGACATACTGTGCATACATTGTCAGCTCTCCGGCTCAGAGGACGAGCGCTTCGAGCGCTTTTTCCGTCAGGCCGAGGCCGAAGCCCGGTTCATCGCTCGGCACGAGCCAACCGTTCTCCGGCACGGCCATCCCCGGAAAGACACGTGCGTCCGCGAGCGGCTGCCCGGGCGCCGAGCCGACAAAGAACTCGCCCCAGCGCATATTGGCGCTGGCGAAGGTGAGATGCTGGCCATAGGGCGTGTTCATGCCGGCATGGAGCATGACCTTGATACCGGCGGCTTCCGCGATGTGGTTGATGCGCATGCAGCCCGTGAGGCCCGCCGCCCAGCAGATGTCCGGCTGGAAGACGTCGAGCAGCTGGCGGTTCGCGGCCTCGAGAAACTGCGCGGGAAGATACCAGTGCTCACCTCCCGCCAGCGTCATCCACGGCAGGCGGCTGCGCAGGGCGGCGTGGGCCTCCATCGGCTCGGGCAGGAGCGCGTCCTCGATCCAGCCGAGGTTGTAGGGCTTCAGGCGCTCGGCGAGGCGGACGGCGAAATCGACGTCGAGCGCCAGCCAGCAATCGAGAAGGATCTCGACATCCGCGCCGACAAGCGCCCGGGTGCGCGCCACGAGTTCCTCATTACGGGCGAGCCCGTCGAGGCCGGAGAATGCGCCATAGGGCAGCGCCAGTTTCGTGGCGCGGAAACCAAGCTCCATATGCCAGTCGGTATCATTGCCCGTGGCATAGCAGAACATGCGGTCATGGGCCGGGCCGCCGGCGAGCGCATAGACCGGCGCCTTCAGCATCTTGCCCTTGAGGTCCCACAGGGCGAGGTCGACCGCGCTGATCGCATAGGCGCTGAGCCCACCCGAGCCATAGGGCGAGGACGCGCGCATCATGATATCCCAGGCGCGCTCCGTGGCGAGCGCGTCCTCGCCCGCCAGGAGGCCGGCGAAATGATCGTTGATCAGCGCGATCGCCGGCTGGCCATGGCGCGTGACGCCGAAGCCCGTCGTGCCATCCTCGGCCGTCACCAGACAGCCGACCGATCCGTCGAAACGCCAGCTCGAACGCTTGGCCTTGAAGCGCGGATAGCCTGACAACGGCCCGGCGACTTCCGCGTCGCGCGTCCAGGGCGGCCTCGTCGCGGTCGCGCCGTTCGCCAGTTTGCCTTCCTTGTAGAGCGCGCCGACCATCTCATTGCGGATGGGAAAGGCGCGGACTTCCTTAATTTTCACCACGGCGATCTCACGCGAAAAGGGCCTCGGACAGACGTATCCGGCGAGCGGAGGCTCCAGGCCCCTAGTGCCCCTAGTGCCCCAAGTGCCCCGGGTGCCCAGGTGCCCCGGGAGCCTCCGCTCTTGCCGGTCACTGCTTCGGCTGCAGGCGATGGATGACGAGCGCAAAGCCTTCCCACGGCAGGGGCTGGGCTACATAGGGCTGCGCCGACGACGGAAAGCCGGTCCAGTAAGTGGTGTTGAACGGCTGCGTCTGGATTTCCTCGAAAAGGGCGATCTCCGGCAGGTCACGGGCGATGATCGCGGTTGCTTGCTTGGCGAGGGCGACATAATCCGCGTCCTTCGGCGAGGGCTGCTTCGCCTCGAGCTTGTCGAGGATAGCGTCAAGCTCGGGATTGGCGTAGCGGGTCGGCGCGCGCAGGTTCTTCGCGGCCTCGCCCTCCTTCGGCGCGTATTTCGAGTGGAAATGCTCCAGCGTCTGCCAGGGGTCATAGAGGCTGCCACAATGGGGATAGACGCTGAGCCCGAAATTGCCCGCCGTGAGCGCCTCGGTCTGCGCGGTGCTCTGCTGGACGTTCACCACCGTATCGAAGCCCGCCGAGCGGAGCTGCTCGCCAAGCACCGGCCCCACGGGGTCACCCTGGCCGACCGACACACGTATCTCCAGCGGGGAGCCGTCAGGCAGCTGCCAGCGCCCGGCGGAATTCTTCTTGTAACCGGCTTTCGTCAGGATCTCGGCGACCCGCTCGACGCTGCGCTTGTCGAGTGCGGCGGCCTGGATGATGTCACCCATGCCGTCGACATAGTCGAGCATGCCACGATAAGAGGAGAACGGCAGCACGGCCTTCTTCACCGAGCCCTCATAGGCGAGGTTCACGATCTGGTCCCGATCGATCGCCGCATTGACCGCCTGGCGCAGAGCCACGTCATTGAAGGGCGGCTTCTGGACATTGAAGCGGATGCCGATGACGCACCCGTTCGGGGCGCCCCACACCGGCCCCTGAGCGTTCCAGGCCGTGAGATTGGGGTTCTGGACCTTGATGGCCTCGAACACGCCCGACTGGATATTCCGGCCGATATCGATCTGGTTCGTCGCATAGAGCTGCGGCATGGCCTCCGCCGTCGCCGGCACATAGATGACGCGCTCGACCTTCGGCATCTCCTTGACGAGCCCCACGTCCTTCGCCCACCAGTTGTCGCGGCGATCGAAGAACAAGGAACTCGCATCCGCCTTCACGAGCTTGTAGGGGCCCGTGCCGACAGGCAGACCCTTGGCCAGATCGAAATTGGCGAAAGTCTTCGGATCCTTGCCCTCCCAGATATGCTTGGGCACCACGACAAAGCGCGTCGATTGTCCTGTCGCGAGGAAGTCGGCGGCCCAGCGCGGTCCCGGCTTCTTCAGCTTGATGGTGACGGTCAGCGGATCGACGACTTTCGCGGAATCGACCCACTCGGCGATGGCCGAGGAGAACAACAGATCCGGCGCCGCGCCCTTCAGCATATCGAAGGTGAAGACGACGTCTTCGGCCGTCAGCGGCTTGCCGTCGCTCCACCTCACACCATCGCGCAGCTTCACCGTGAGTTCGGTGAAGTCCTTGTTGTAGGTATAGCTTTCGGCGATCCAGGGGATCAGCTCATTGGTGAAATGGTTCGTATAGAACAGTGATTCATAGACCGTATAGTGCAGGTTATTGCGCTGATGCAGCAGAACACCCGCATAGGGATTGAAGTTATCGATCGACGGGACCTGATTGTAGAAATCCCATCCTTGGCTGATCAAGGTGCGGTTGCGCGGGACCTTGGGCAGATCCTGCGCAACCGCTTCCCCCACCCCCCAAACGATCGCCGCTGATGCGGCACCTGCCATCAGCCAGCGTCCCAACCCATGCTGTCTTTTCATTGTCCTGCCTCCCTCCCATATCCTGTCGCGGACGTGCGCCGCGCGGTTTTCTCTCGGTCAAGATCGTGTCGCTCATCGCGGCCTGCGGGACTGGCACCCGCGCGGTTCGCGATGTAGCGATCACGCGTCGCGGACGGCGTCCGGATGGACGCCCGTGTCGAATTCCATGTGAAAGACGTGCTCGAGCGGCTCCCTGAGAGGCTGGTCGCCAGCCATCTCCAGCACGTCGGCCATATAACCGCGCCAACGGATGATCACCGGATCTTCCGGGACGTTCGGGTCCAGCGCGTGACGGCGGAAGAGATGCCCAAAAACCATACGGTTCGGCTCATTCAGGAAGATATCATAGCTCACCACGCCGGACGCGCGGAGCGCGCGGAGCATCTCCGGCCATATCTCGGCGTGGCGGCGCTTGTATTCTTCCGTTTTCCCCGGGCGAACACGTAGAACAAACCCGGATACATGAAGGCCTAGATCACCCATGGTCAGCCTTGCCTCCCAAGGATGGGCCGAGGCGCGCCGCCGGCGGTGACCGATTGCAGGAGCGCGGCGATGGTCGCCGCCGTTCTCGCGCCGATTGTGCCGGGCGACAGATTGGCCCCCCGCCCCAGCGCGAGATCAACCAGCGCATTCACCGGCCCATCGCAACGATAGATCCAGTCGCCCTCCGTGAGCGGCAGACGCTCCACCTCACCGGAAAAGCGCTTGATCTCGCATTCATCGCGATCGAACGCGGCGGTCAGCATGCCGGCGTCGCCGGTAATGAACAGGCGCAGGAGGCCACGATTGCCCTGGGGCATGGCCGCCGCACCGGAGATGCTGGCCACC carries:
- a CDS encoding ABC transporter permease; translated protein: MAVLPNRLAGFSRNPPLAFGLIILALLCCAALVGPLVVDDALARVGATLPRQPPSAAHWLGTDSQGRDMVTVLMLAMPQTLKIGLVAGLISLSFGVALGLISGFAGGVADTVIRLASDVMMTIPGIAILVLVAANVREMTVAIMAVIVASLSWMVTTRTIRAQTLSLRERGYVQIARLNGSSTARLVFVEILPNLLPFIAASFVIAVSNAMLATIGLEALGLGPQKELTLGTTIYWAQFYGAILRGMWWWWAPPILLISLIFIGLMLTSVGLDSFVNKRVANGS
- a CDS encoding ABC transporter permease, which gives rise to MYAQYVARRFGMMLLVIVLAVSINFLLPRLMPGDPVEAQLNQLLATGGGGGDISAMVEAYRARFGLDQPLFAQYLSYWKAVFSLDLGVSLAAYPERVSHAILAGLPWTLGLLGFATLVSFVIGTWLGGLLGWPRTPRVTRVFGTGLILFSSVPYFLIGMVLLYLFAIVFRWFPAGGGMPFGQSVGFNWQTLTAIAWHGTLPAASIILAEIGAWALGMRGMMVSVLGEDYITLAEAKGLKPRRIFRWYGLRNALLPQLTKLAMTLGHIVSGAILVEVIFSYPGIGFRLYQAIQANDYFVIQGIVLLLSVSIAIAMFILDLAYPLIDPRITTGRD
- a CDS encoding enolase C-terminal domain-like protein, with amino-acid sequence MVKIKEVRAFPIRNEMVGALYKEGKLANGATATRPPWTRDAEVAGPLSGYPRFKAKRSSWRFDGSVGCLVTAEDGTTGFGVTRHGQPAIALINDHFAGLLAGEDALATERAWDIMMRASSPYGSGGLSAYAISAVDLALWDLKGKMLKAPVYALAGGPAHDRMFCYATGNDTDWHMELGFRATKLALPYGAFSGLDGLARNEELVARTRALVGADVEILLDCWLALDVDFAVRLAERLKPYNLGWIEDALLPEPMEAHAALRSRLPWMTLAGGEHWYLPAQFLEAANRQLLDVFQPDICWAAGLTGCMRINHIAEAAGIKVMLHAGMNTPYGQHLTFASANMRWGEFFVGSAPGQPLADARVFPGMAVPENGWLVPSDEPGFGLGLTEKALEALVL
- a CDS encoding L-rhamnose mutarotase: MGDLGLHVSGFVLRVRPGKTEEYKRRHAEIWPEMLRALRASGVVSYDIFLNEPNRMVFGHLFRRHALDPNVPEDPVIIRWRGYMADVLEMAGDQPLREPLEHVFHMEFDTGVHPDAVRDA
- a CDS encoding ABC transporter substrate-binding protein, with translation MKRQHGLGRWLMAGAASAAIVWGVGEAVAQDLPKVPRNRTLISQGWDFYNQVPSIDNFNPYAGVLLHQRNNLHYTVYESLFYTNHFTNELIPWIAESYTYNKDFTELTVKLRDGVRWSDGKPLTAEDVVFTFDMLKGAAPDLLFSSAIAEWVDSAKVVDPLTVTIKLKKPGPRWAADFLATGQSTRFVVVPKHIWEGKDPKTFANFDLAKGLPVGTGPYKLVKADASSLFFDRRDNWWAKDVGLVKEMPKVERVIYVPATAEAMPQLYATNQIDIGRNIQSGVFEAIKVQNPNLTAWNAQGPVWGAPNGCVIGIRFNVQKPPFNDVALRQAVNAAIDRDQIVNLAYEGSVKKAVLPFSSYRGMLDYVDGMGDIIQAAALDKRSVERVAEILTKAGYKKNSAGRWQLPDGSPLEIRVSVGQGDPVGPVLGEQLRSAGFDTVVNVQQSTAQTEALTAGNFGLSVYPHCGSLYDPWQTLEHFHSKYAPKEGEAAKNLRAPTRYANPELDAILDKLEAKQPSPKDADYVALAKQATAIIARDLPEIALFEEIQTQPFNTTYWTGFPSSAQPYVAQPLPWEGFALVIHRLQPKQ